One genomic segment of Verrucomicrobiota bacterium includes these proteins:
- a CDS encoding protein kinase, which translates to MKILVAEDDSVTRMVIASTLKSTGNEVSAFADGNSLWEACSKMEGPRILFLDWIMPGLSGLEICKRLDALEERSQVYVIMLSANDSVEDVVHGLDSGADDYLTKPVLRAELHARLRAAQRTLGYQIELAKQVHELKDTINGRYEPGELVGSGGLGSVYKGKDRLLQRPVAIKILNTALMGDGIGNGWDEALSEAMLTASICHHNIMSVYDCGQNAQGAFLVMELFEGQNLEQILDESGALSLSTFWKLAKEVLLGLKAAHDNNILHNDIKPSNIMVRPLEGSPNDLEIRILDFGLAKVRDQDDYGDDSECVMASIHYLSPEIIVGDPIDMRSDIYSLGQVFYHLLAGRPAYNLKTVDDMLRAHLKGDYENVRTYNREVPEQVSYWLDGMLEHDCDKRYQSVDEVLRVFQEIETECALV; encoded by the coding sequence GTGAAAATTCTTGTAGCTGAAGACGACTCTGTCACTCGAATGGTTATTGCTTCGACACTGAAGTCTACAGGCAATGAGGTAAGCGCATTCGCCGATGGTAATTCGTTGTGGGAGGCTTGTTCCAAAATGGAGGGACCCAGAATTCTCTTTTTAGATTGGATTATGCCTGGCTTGAGTGGGTTAGAAATTTGTAAGAGGTTAGATGCCTTAGAAGAGCGAAGCCAAGTATATGTCATCATGTTAAGTGCAAATGATTCCGTAGAGGATGTTGTGCATGGTTTGGACTCTGGGGCAGACGACTACTTAACTAAGCCTGTATTACGGGCCGAATTACATGCAAGGCTACGCGCAGCTCAAAGAACCTTGGGTTATCAGATTGAGTTAGCGAAACAAGTTCATGAACTCAAGGATACGATCAATGGACGTTACGAACCTGGAGAACTGGTTGGTTCAGGCGGACTTGGTTCTGTTTACAAGGGGAAGGATCGCTTATTACAGCGTCCTGTTGCTATTAAAATCCTCAATACCGCACTGATGGGAGACGGGATAGGGAATGGTTGGGATGAAGCACTTTCTGAAGCAATGCTCACAGCTAGTATCTGTCATCATAACATTATGTCGGTCTATGATTGTGGCCAAAATGCGCAAGGAGCCTTCCTGGTCATGGAGCTCTTTGAGGGGCAAAATCTTGAGCAGATTCTGGATGAGTCAGGAGCTCTGTCACTGAGTACCTTTTGGAAATTAGCCAAAGAAGTGCTTTTAGGCCTCAAGGCGGCCCACGATAATAATATCCTACACAATGACATTAAGCCTTCCAATATTATGGTGAGACCCCTTGAAGGAAGCCCTAATGACCTAGAGATTCGTATTTTAGACTTTGGGTTGGCTAAAGTGAGGGATCAAGATGATTATGGAGATGACAGTGAATGTGTGATGGCAAGTATTCATTATTTGTCTCCTGAAATTATAGTCGGTGATCCCATCGATATGCGCAGTGATATCTATTCATTGGGACAGGTTTTCTATCATTTATTAGCTGGTCGTCCTGCCTACAACCTTAAAACCGTTGATGATATGCTTAGGGCGCACCTCAAAGGCGATTATGAAAATGTTCGCACTTACAATCGAGAGGTTCCTGAACAGGTATCCTACTGGTTAGACGGCATGTTAGAGCATGACTGTGACAAGCGTTACCAAAGCGTAGATGAGGTGTTGCGTGTCTTTCAAGAAATTGAAACAGAATGTGCTCTTGTCTAA
- a CDS encoding peptide chain release factor-like protein has translation MTPLGLPDELIKRMHAQGIFEDDLEEVFARSSGPGGQNVNKVSTSVTLKHLPTSVVIRVQTSRSQSTNRRLARERLVTFFEKKREKGKLNRQAQQRRKRIAKAKRPKNVQEQILKQKKRRSIIKRLRKVTTNDW, from the coding sequence ATGACCCCTTTAGGCTTACCCGATGAACTCATTAAACGCATGCATGCTCAAGGCATTTTCGAGGATGATCTTGAGGAGGTTTTTGCACGCTCCTCAGGACCTGGAGGTCAGAACGTTAACAAGGTCTCTACATCGGTCACTTTAAAACATCTTCCCACAAGTGTGGTGATTCGGGTGCAAACTTCTCGCTCACAAAGTACGAATCGGCGCCTTGCTCGCGAGCGCTTAGTCACGTTTTTCGAGAAAAAGAGGGAGAAAGGCAAGCTCAATCGTCAAGCCCAACAGCGCCGCAAGCGTATTGCCAAAGCAAAAAGACCAAAAAACGTTCAGGAACAAATTCTCAAGCAAAAGAAGCGACGCTCCATCATCAAGCGCCTCAGAAAAGTTACAACTAACGATTGGTAA
- a CDS encoding EAL domain-containing protein codes for MKAHSISHASPSSNGSGPLVSRAKGVSISDRQNYQSLNLLLIEDNQDDAYFIKRRLYAKGGAANFHSTETLSSAKAILNSLQIDIILTDLHITDSSGLETLERLLAVTHQKIPIIVLSGLNDEELALKAVNLGAQDYLPKGKIDSFGLKRTILHSLERHQMLKAYEQKSVQIENTVSKVRAILEASSAMIMILDADFSICESNRTCQKILSRSFEQLNGSSLEDIMEVSREEIKKLTLELRELVTDSKDVVCFDSFLLPDLQGQRRYVSWKITRIEKGYGRDYNFIFTGTDITERYQSEQEKATEAELDTLTRLLNRSSLNAALENSILNAQCGKNAALVYVDLDNFKIINDTMGGHHSGDKVLVQVAEILRGAVRDRDKIFRCGGDEFVIILNDVDLDFARDISERINQMLDDLDIEHEGKCMHVSASLGITRVKPNVNAEDLINQADAACYVAKSNGRHCVEIYDEQISQNVSRTKDTDWSKKIQQSLKEDLFALWFQPICRTSSKEVIFHEVLLRLPGDDGDLLYPHQFFPPAKRAKLLKDIDHYVIGKSFPHLAENPQLRLSINLSGESIGESKIVNYIEGLLKQYKIDAERLVFEITESEMISNLRVTKSLMNGLRAKGFRFAIDDFGVGFSSLSHLRNLPVDVLKIDGSFIRNLSQNQTSRVFVRAINDIAHELGAVSIAEFVEDKETLGILQHLGIDYTQGYYLGRPSVELCP; via the coding sequence ATGAAGGCCCATTCAATATCGCATGCTTCGCCCTCGAGCAACGGCTCAGGTCCTCTCGTCTCACGTGCAAAGGGAGTAAGTATAAGTGACCGGCAAAATTACCAATCTTTAAACTTGCTACTTATTGAAGACAATCAGGACGATGCGTATTTTATTAAAAGACGTTTATACGCGAAAGGGGGAGCTGCTAATTTTCATTCAACGGAAACCTTATCTAGTGCTAAAGCAATTTTGAACAGCTTGCAGATAGATATCATACTAACGGATTTGCATATAACGGATAGCTCGGGCTTGGAGACATTGGAGAGGCTGCTGGCAGTTACTCACCAAAAGATACCAATTATTGTGCTCAGTGGGCTAAATGATGAAGAGCTCGCTTTGAAAGCAGTCAACCTAGGTGCGCAAGATTATTTACCGAAAGGCAAGATTGATAGTTTTGGTCTTAAGCGGACTATTCTACATAGTCTGGAACGTCATCAAATGCTTAAAGCCTATGAGCAAAAGAGCGTTCAAATAGAAAACACTGTATCTAAAGTCAGAGCTATTTTAGAGGCTTCTAGTGCTATGATTATGATTCTGGACGCAGATTTTTCCATCTGTGAATCTAACCGGACATGTCAAAAAATTCTTAGTCGCTCCTTTGAGCAGCTAAATGGATCCAGTTTGGAAGACATTATGGAAGTCAGCAGAGAAGAGATCAAAAAACTGACTCTCGAGCTTAGGGAACTTGTAACTGATTCAAAAGATGTTGTTTGCTTTGACAGTTTTCTTCTTCCAGATCTACAGGGCCAAAGACGTTATGTATCTTGGAAGATTACTCGAATTGAAAAGGGCTATGGTAGAGACTATAACTTTATTTTTACAGGCACGGACATCACGGAGCGCTATCAATCCGAGCAAGAAAAAGCAACGGAAGCGGAACTAGATACCTTAACAAGACTGCTAAATAGGAGTTCCCTAAATGCTGCTCTAGAGAACTCCATCTTGAATGCTCAGTGCGGTAAAAATGCTGCACTGGTCTATGTTGATTTAGATAATTTCAAAATTATCAATGACACCATGGGGGGGCATCATTCGGGCGATAAAGTTTTGGTGCAGGTTGCTGAAATATTACGGGGTGCAGTCAGAGATAGAGACAAAATCTTTCGCTGCGGTGGAGATGAATTTGTCATTATTCTCAATGATGTAGACTTAGATTTTGCCCGAGATATTTCTGAACGTATCAACCAAATGTTAGATGATTTGGATATAGAGCATGAAGGGAAATGCATGCATGTTAGTGCATCCCTTGGTATTACTCGAGTGAAGCCGAATGTCAATGCAGAGGATCTCATTAATCAGGCGGATGCGGCTTGTTACGTGGCTAAGTCTAATGGCCGGCATTGTGTGGAAATCTATGATGAGCAAATTTCTCAAAATGTTTCAAGGACAAAGGATACGGATTGGTCCAAGAAAATTCAACAGAGCTTAAAAGAAGATCTTTTTGCTTTGTGGTTTCAGCCTATATGCCGCACCTCTAGCAAAGAAGTTATTTTCCACGAGGTATTATTGAGGTTGCCCGGTGATGATGGAGATTTGCTTTATCCTCATCAATTTTTTCCTCCGGCCAAGAGAGCTAAACTCCTTAAAGATATTGATCATTATGTTATTGGTAAATCTTTCCCACACCTTGCTGAAAATCCTCAATTAAGATTGTCCATTAATCTTTCCGGAGAATCGATAGGCGAATCCAAGATTGTCAATTATATAGAGGGTTTACTCAAACAGTATAAGATTGATGCAGAGAGACTAGTTTTTGAAATTACAGAGTCCGAAATGATTTCAAACCTAAGAGTTACAAAGTCGCTGATGAATGGCCTAAGAGCGAAAGGCTTTCGATTTGCTATAGATGATTTTGGAGTAGGTTTTTCTTCGCTATCTCACTTAAGAAACTTACCTGTAGATGTTTTAAAAATAGATGGAAGCTTTATTCGTAACCTGTCTCAGAACCAAACAAGTCGGGTTTTCGTCAGAGCAATCAATGATATTGCTCATGAATTAGGAGCCGTAAGTATTGCGGAGTTTGTAGAGGATAAAGAGACTCTCGGCATCTTGCAGCACTTGGGTATCGACTACACTCAGGGCTACTACTTAGGCCGACCATCGGTTGAGCTCTGTCCCTAA
- a CDS encoding aminotransferase class IV has product MTLDPWNEGVRFGRGIFETIKVQDGKAILKDWHLESLTRACEALGIQAVDISKFHLKPGMENGIWRWFATREKSWDLWTFSANKAKEFYTLSLSPFYVNSTAWDALYKTMSYLLHVQARESVETDECILLNERHEIASASMGNIFWVKDGVTYTPDISCGCRAGVTRRWVIEKSDQKVEIGAWFLEDLEQADEVFVSNSLIGIMPVAEWQRKGRVTSLRNKLTSTLRDKYHEQLSNGFSSFLPKYEDF; this is encoded by the coding sequence ATGACTTTAGATCCTTGGAATGAGGGAGTACGTTTCGGAAGAGGCATCTTTGAAACAATTAAAGTTCAAGATGGTAAGGCTATCTTGAAGGATTGGCATCTTGAATCACTCACGCGTGCTTGTGAGGCGTTAGGTATACAAGCCGTAGACATTTCTAAGTTTCATTTAAAACCGGGCATGGAAAATGGCATTTGGAGATGGTTTGCTACCCGAGAGAAATCATGGGACTTATGGACTTTTTCAGCCAATAAAGCCAAAGAATTTTATACTCTAAGTCTTAGTCCCTTCTATGTGAACAGTACGGCATGGGATGCACTTTATAAGACAATGAGCTACCTTTTACATGTACAGGCTCGTGAGTCAGTTGAAACAGATGAATGCATTCTCTTAAATGAACGCCATGAGATTGCCTCAGCTTCTATGGGCAATATCTTTTGGGTTAAAGATGGTGTTACCTATACACCTGATATTAGTTGTGGTTGTCGTGCAGGCGTAACGCGCCGCTGGGTTATCGAAAAATCTGATCAAAAAGTAGAAATAGGAGCTTGGTTTCTAGAAGATCTTGAGCAAGCTGATGAGGTTTTTGTTTCTAACAGTTTAATCGGCATCATGCCAGTAGCAGAGTGGCAAAGGAAAGGTCGTGTGACTAGCCTGAGAAACAAATTAACCTCCACTCTGCGCGACAAGTATCATGAGCAATTATCGAATGGATTCAGTTCTTTTTTGCCAAAATATGAGGACTTTTAG
- a CDS encoding tetratricopeptide repeat protein — MSNEIQHDHEQEGGRQTSVEPFISTISAAKDKKAIPYTITLPLLGSVILFISLLIPSQEEIIERMLMDEEFDRLKEVIASIPEQTRPSNSLIFTIAELRIDRRDAQSTNDSKHLADSSSKKLLERNLRAYQQFEYPEDFAIELGQTLGATPSLKICSNYFPNISQTLSKQDFAIFSENLKEQSQALGNPVPRIFLKRHQIEEGDRSTKNLKELIGLWRSQNKPEEALADINTFLDRVRPYEEHLAELGSIYHEKLKLLREVNLSGQAFELLAKHRDHFEHQLGIKETFDLLEIVGLQAGRAKELLPIYLAWTQRFPKDQATLRKYAELSLALGEEEQALYVYQRLVQFDSSNPVHRLQLAQILEWNDQPSKAFHHYRILALQGNELALDRMIALNPGLFRDMDLIEAIEYQLGKSQLKNSEQRQPQLTLTLANLLVQQGAYQKAQARYLEYLNSSALISNTDRTHVLVQIAALETEMNHFPEAIAIYHKVLGDNPDHHLATFRLAQMEVLLGDYENATARLRLLSEKTKHSEVIKQYLTISKSLGYIDDIIRANELLLAVSSADELDAENYQTLAYYYQLSDQSDAALHTINLAQQKYPNDHELKLNLAQMFYDQGEFEQSLATLEPTLSENPSTKAQILYLYLLLATEQDSKAYSYIKESDPTFLEQQELAPTLAYIYLRAGNLQKARELYLILYEKDPTKIEIAESLAYIYDKMYDRQAAVDLIKSFDFGNNPRFLRLAAQLYSKLNFHKKALLHMEQYCRVESKLDSDSWRLLAELLEQSGNSQKAKQAYERALSETVKDLKKSDSLTDHHNRLNPKSMI; from the coding sequence ATGAGTAATGAGATACAACACGATCATGAGCAGGAAGGTGGACGTCAGACATCTGTAGAACCTTTTATTTCCACCATTTCCGCAGCGAAAGACAAGAAAGCTATTCCCTACACCATAACTCTTCCACTGCTAGGAAGCGTGATTTTGTTCATTTCGCTATTGATCCCTAGCCAAGAGGAAATTATAGAAAGAATGTTAATGGATGAGGAATTTGACCGCCTCAAAGAAGTCATCGCTTCTATTCCTGAACAAACCAGACCCTCCAATTCCTTAATTTTCACTATTGCGGAACTTAGGATCGACCGCCGAGATGCTCAAAGCACGAACGACTCAAAACACCTAGCAGATAGTAGCTCGAAAAAGCTTTTAGAAAGAAATCTCAGAGCCTACCAGCAATTCGAATACCCTGAAGACTTCGCTATCGAATTAGGACAAACTCTTGGAGCAACCCCTTCGCTTAAAATATGTTCAAATTACTTTCCAAATATCTCACAAACCCTATCAAAGCAAGATTTCGCCATCTTTTCAGAAAATCTCAAAGAGCAATCTCAAGCATTAGGTAATCCAGTACCAAGGATTTTTCTCAAACGCCACCAAATAGAAGAAGGAGACCGCTCGACTAAAAACCTCAAAGAGCTTATTGGATTGTGGCGATCTCAGAACAAACCAGAAGAAGCGCTTGCAGATATTAATACTTTTCTCGACCGTGTTAGGCCTTATGAAGAGCACCTAGCCGAGCTGGGTTCTATTTATCACGAAAAACTCAAACTCTTGCGCGAAGTCAACCTATCAGGCCAAGCCTTTGAATTGCTGGCAAAGCACAGAGACCATTTTGAGCACCAACTAGGGATTAAAGAAACCTTTGATTTACTGGAAATAGTTGGCTTGCAGGCTGGAAGAGCCAAAGAGCTCCTACCTATCTACCTAGCTTGGACTCAACGCTTTCCTAAAGATCAAGCAACACTCCGAAAATATGCTGAGTTATCACTGGCCCTAGGCGAGGAAGAACAAGCTCTTTATGTATATCAGCGCCTTGTACAATTTGATTCTTCCAATCCAGTACACCGGCTCCAGCTTGCCCAAATTTTAGAGTGGAATGATCAGCCAAGCAAAGCATTTCATCACTATCGTATATTAGCACTCCAAGGAAATGAGCTTGCTTTAGACCGAATGATTGCCCTCAATCCAGGGCTCTTCCGTGACATGGACCTGATTGAGGCCATAGAGTACCAACTCGGGAAATCTCAGCTTAAAAACTCAGAGCAGCGCCAACCTCAACTAACCCTGACGCTTGCTAACCTGCTTGTCCAACAAGGTGCTTATCAAAAGGCTCAAGCAAGATACTTGGAATACCTTAACTCATCTGCACTCATCTCCAACACAGACCGGACCCATGTCCTTGTGCAAATTGCCGCTTTAGAAACCGAAATGAACCATTTTCCTGAGGCTATCGCCATATATCATAAGGTTCTCGGCGACAACCCAGATCATCATCTGGCCACTTTCCGCCTCGCTCAAATGGAAGTCCTTTTGGGCGATTACGAAAACGCCACGGCTCGCCTACGATTGCTATCTGAAAAGACAAAACACTCCGAAGTTATTAAGCAATATCTCACAATCTCAAAGTCACTCGGATATATCGATGATATCATCAGGGCAAATGAGCTTCTCTTAGCTGTTTCTTCAGCAGACGAACTAGATGCTGAAAACTATCAAACCCTGGCTTACTACTATCAACTTAGTGACCAGAGCGATGCAGCTCTACATACTATCAATCTTGCACAGCAAAAATACCCTAATGACCATGAACTGAAGTTGAATCTTGCACAAATGTTCTATGACCAAGGAGAGTTTGAGCAGTCCCTTGCTACCCTAGAACCAACCTTATCGGAAAACCCGTCTACCAAAGCACAAATTCTTTATCTCTACTTGTTATTGGCCACGGAACAGGACAGCAAAGCTTATAGTTATATCAAGGAATCTGATCCGACCTTCCTGGAGCAACAAGAACTAGCACCCACTCTTGCTTACATTTATCTGCGAGCCGGAAATCTACAAAAAGCACGGGAGCTTTACTTGATTCTCTATGAAAAGGATCCTACAAAAATCGAAATAGCAGAAAGCTTAGCGTACATTTATGATAAAATGTACGATCGTCAGGCAGCTGTTGATCTCATCAAAAGCTTTGATTTTGGGAATAACCCTCGGTTCCTAAGACTAGCAGCCCAGCTTTATTCTAAACTTAATTTTCACAAAAAAGCATTGCTCCACATGGAACAATACTGTCGTGTTGAAAGTAAACTTGACAGTGACTCTTGGAGATTGTTAGCCGAGCTTTTAGAGCAGTCTGGAAATAGCCAAAAAGCTAAACAGGCCTATGAAAGAGCTCTTTCGGAAACAGTAAAAGATCTAAAAAAATCTGATTCTCTTACAGATCATCATAATAGATTAAATCCAAAAAGTATGATTTAG
- a CDS encoding BLUF domain-containing protein encodes MHSLLYSSVARYQMSKEDLLSLLNHSRENNIQSGITGMLIYNEQLFMQVLEGSKETIKSLYENKIKKDTRHTLVSLYLFEPIEAREFEDWSMAFHDLRDYDLKQVEGYSTFLQTGFTQESIYKNLSVAKELLVLFRDYDTSKKFA; translated from the coding sequence ATGCATTCATTATTATATAGCAGTGTAGCAAGATACCAAATGTCTAAAGAGGATTTGCTCAGCCTCTTAAATCATAGCCGAGAAAACAACATCCAGAGCGGGATTACTGGCATGCTTATTTATAATGAGCAACTTTTTATGCAGGTCCTCGAAGGTTCTAAGGAAACAATAAAAAGTTTGTATGAGAACAAAATCAAGAAAGATACGAGACATACTTTGGTTTCTTTATACCTTTTTGAACCGATCGAAGCGCGTGAATTCGAAGATTGGTCTATGGCGTTTCATGATCTCAGGGATTACGATTTAAAACAGGTGGAAGGGTATTCAACTTTTTTGCAAACGGGCTTTACCCAAGAATCCATTTATAAAAATCTATCTGTAGCAAAAGAGTTGCTTGTTCTCTTTCGTGATTACGATACATCAAAAAAATTTGCTTGA
- a CDS encoding anthranilate synthase component I family protein produces MNVKDSVGLFPAPATRVQEQCFYVFKNPVEWISGSLEEMHCINKVIENYREVLPDGQDPHGAVFGRVDYEGHFEFAVCSEIEVISADKLLPEEVVIEQSSSELWQQSMTEKDYCNKVELAQKHIADGNIYQVNLARHYHIMEPHLDEWELFKHLWALTEAPRSSLFIGQKRSVISASPECFLQMHGKQIMTQPIKGTRPRDRDETRDKQNAFDLMHNEKEIAELVMITDLERNDLGKVCEYGSIRVRDLVAREAFSHVFHLYSTIEGTIRPELSHVDVLQSCFPGGSITGAPKKRAMEIIRELETSSRGTYTGCLGYFGFNGDSHFNIAIRSFEYQNAQLSFGVGSGITSDSIGDKEYEETEHKAQALLEAYESYRLSHQYDYLEALK; encoded by the coding sequence ATGAATGTTAAAGATTCCGTCGGACTCTTCCCAGCGCCAGCCACTCGTGTTCAAGAGCAGTGTTTTTATGTTTTTAAAAATCCGGTAGAATGGATTTCTGGTTCGCTAGAGGAAATGCATTGCATCAACAAGGTGATCGAAAATTACCGTGAAGTGCTTCCAGATGGTCAGGATCCTCATGGAGCGGTTTTTGGTAGAGTCGATTATGAAGGCCATTTTGAATTTGCCGTCTGTTCTGAGATTGAAGTTATTTCTGCAGATAAACTTTTGCCAGAAGAGGTTGTCATTGAGCAATCGAGTAGTGAATTATGGCAACAAAGCATGACGGAAAAGGATTACTGTAATAAGGTAGAACTCGCTCAGAAACACATTGCAGATGGAAACATTTATCAGGTTAATTTGGCCCGTCATTATCATATTATGGAACCACATTTAGATGAGTGGGAGTTATTTAAGCATCTTTGGGCCTTAACAGAAGCCCCAAGGTCGAGCCTATTTATTGGACAAAAGCGTTCTGTTATCAGTGCTTCGCCAGAATGTTTTTTACAAATGCATGGCAAGCAAATCATGACACAACCGATTAAGGGGACTCGCCCTCGTGATAGGGATGAGACAAGGGATAAGCAGAATGCATTTGATCTGATGCATAATGAAAAAGAAATTGCTGAGCTTGTTATGATCACGGATTTAGAGCGAAATGATCTGGGTAAAGTGTGTGAGTATGGCTCTATAAGAGTAAGGGATCTTGTCGCGAGAGAAGCCTTTTCTCATGTCTTTCATTTGTATTCTACCATAGAAGGAACCATACGTCCTGAGCTCTCGCATGTAGATGTTTTACAGTCCTGTTTTCCCGGAGGTTCAATTACCGGAGCGCCCAAAAAGAGAGCCATGGAGATTATTCGTGAGCTAGAGACCTCCTCGCGCGGCACATACACAGGGTGCCTCGGTTACTTTGGCTTTAATGGAGATAGCCATTTCAACATTGCGATTCGTAGTTTTGAGTATCAAAATGCACAATTATCATTTGGAGTAGGAAGTGGTATTACCTCAGACTCCATAGGCGATAAAGAGTACGAGGAAACTGAGCACAAAGCCCAAGCGTTACTTGAAGCATACGAGAGTTATAGGCTTTCCCATCAATACGATTATCTTGAGGCTTTAAAATGA
- a CDS encoding FecR family protein has protein sequence MLIKPKIRIVFHGCFLVLTLVNQVHAAKGKFDEAIFTHVLNDVRVVDSTTLTQKSKAKEQDLLKAPDLVSTGVKSRAELKFTDETVTRIGSNTKMSFSQDRRTINLKQGSVILHTPKGRGGGTIQTAGVTASILGTTIGVGTTSNGGFKLLVLEGKAKVKLPGGLAKTLRAGNMTFVIPGRKRLGPIIEFDLSRNIQGSQLLNGFSNDISSMNKIEEAAGQQQQDITDGKAETGDVEIGDAKSDASFELLVLNQSNQTGFEQGLFGNPLARNILISGTMIDESFLQDAEAVKNFIDAQIADNPDIDIDTSVIDVMGQHVIGNHITFETQGLDLSPFSEQTAIAFAASGDIIFNSFGTTEGYQGELVFGAVGEIHSTAVKFEHAGDVQFASVSTMSFDGTTFMAPEFNFDAVSDIAIKNSQFLGAGLVTNITARSIVLENVVFPVSSSGTFTTETGQYSSFAVLPGGLTLFNVSFDDGATIFTGSGGPGTISGAFISEALSD, from the coding sequence ATGTTGATTAAACCAAAGATCCGTATTGTTTTTCATGGTTGCTTCTTAGTACTCACATTGGTGAATCAAGTTCATGCTGCCAAAGGCAAGTTTGATGAAGCTATCTTTACCCATGTTTTAAATGATGTTCGAGTCGTGGATAGCACAACTCTGACTCAAAAGAGTAAGGCTAAGGAACAGGATCTTTTGAAGGCTCCGGATTTGGTATCTACAGGTGTTAAATCCCGAGCAGAATTAAAATTTACTGATGAAACGGTAACGCGTATCGGATCTAATACCAAAATGTCTTTCTCCCAGGATAGAAGGACTATAAATTTAAAACAAGGTTCGGTTATTTTACATACACCAAAGGGACGTGGAGGCGGGACTATTCAGACTGCTGGCGTTACCGCATCTATCTTGGGAACAACTATTGGAGTTGGCACTACTTCTAATGGAGGCTTTAAGCTTCTAGTCTTAGAGGGCAAGGCAAAAGTAAAACTACCTGGGGGCTTAGCGAAAACTCTAAGAGCAGGCAATATGACCTTTGTGATACCTGGGAGAAAAAGGCTTGGTCCAATTATCGAATTTGACCTATCACGTAATATCCAGGGCTCCCAATTACTCAATGGCTTTTCCAATGATATCAGCTCGATGAACAAAATTGAAGAAGCAGCTGGACAACAGCAACAAGACATTACGGATGGGAAAGCAGAGACGGGAGATGTTGAGATAGGGGATGCCAAGTCGGATGCTTCCTTTGAGCTCCTGGTGCTCAATCAATCGAATCAGACCGGATTTGAGCAAGGCTTGTTTGGTAACCCACTGGCAAGAAATATACTTATTTCTGGGACCATGATTGATGAAAGCTTTTTACAAGATGCGGAAGCGGTAAAGAATTTTATAGACGCGCAAATAGCAGATAATCCGGATATCGATATCGATACCTCCGTTATTGATGTAATGGGACAGCATGTTATTGGGAATCACATTACCTTCGAGACTCAGGGCCTAGATCTTTCTCCTTTCAGTGAACAGACAGCTATCGCTTTTGCCGCCTCAGGTGATATTATTTTCAATTCTTTTGGAACAACAGAAGGGTATCAAGGTGAGCTTGTGTTCGGCGCTGTCGGTGAGATCCATTCGACTGCTGTTAAGTTTGAACACGCAGGGGATGTGCAATTTGCCTCTGTGAGCACTATGAGCTTCGATGGCACCACTTTCATGGCACCTGAGTTTAACTTTGATGCAGTATCTGATATAGCTATCAAAAATTCACAATTTCTTGGGGCAGGCCTCGTTACTAACATTACAGCGAGAAGTATCGTGTTAGAAAATGTTGTCTTCCCAGTTTCATCCTCTGGCACATTTACTACAGAGACAGGACAATATAGCTCATTTGCTGTCCTCCCTGGAGGGTTAACATTATTTAATGTTAGTTTTGATGATGGAGCCACTATTTTTACCGGTTCTGGAGGTCCTGGAACAATATCGGGTGCTTTTATCTCGGAGGCATTGTCTGACTAA